The Ictalurus furcatus strain D&B chromosome 5, Billie_1.0, whole genome shotgun sequence genome includes a region encoding these proteins:
- the polr3d gene encoding DNA-directed RNA polymerase III subunit RPC4 isoform X2, which produces MATPGSGDASSNPRPVAGGRGSMLNLRAPGRLPTMRSRDLTLGGVKKKTFTPNIIGRKSKEELKVNEGPRRERGNADRGRQRDGRGRGRGRPEVIQSHSIFEQGPAEMMAKRRGAYEDTRDTPNSAPCPIINIKKEYRETEEETKEILRKLESDRFVDDPQLRNEARCCPVQLPLAVSGWVFKEEVEDDADVGGVKVEKCEEDEKMSTESSGTAFTVKQEPPDVPVMKKAEPMFKSPPLPEPDLLPDLLQAWSRCKEEEFLFMQLPDSLPGQPPTSDARPTKTTVQSEDGQNMLQKAEGQQEEAEEENSCHLRELQEGVVGRMLVRKSGRVQLVLGDITLDVSLGTSCSFLQELVSVSTEGRRGDMTVLGHVEHKLVCSPDFEALLQNRA; this is translated from the exons ATGGCGACACCGGGCTCCGGTGATGCCTCTTCGAACCCGAGGCCCGTGGCTGGAGGTCGGGGCTCGATGCTGAACCTCAGGGCGCCCGGACGCCTGCCCACCATGCGCTCCAGAGACCTGACGCTGGGAGGTGTGAAGAAG AAAACCTTCACCCCCAACATCATCGGCCGAAAGAGTAAAGAAGA ACTGAAGGTCAACGAGGGACCcaggagggagagggggaatGCGGATCGTGGCCGACAGAGAGACGGGCGGGGCAGGGGGCGGGGCCGGCCAGAGGTCATCCAATCCCACTCCATCTTTGAGCAGGGACCTGCAGAGATGATGGCcaagaggagag GTGCGTACGAGGACACACGGGACACGCCCAACAGCGCCCCCTGCCCCATCATCAACATTAAGAAGGAGTATAGAGAGACCGAAGAGGAGACCAAAGAGATCCTGCGCAAGCTGGAGAGCGaccgt TTTGTGGACGACCCGCAGCTGAGGAACGAAGCACGCTGCTGTCCCGTGCAGCTTCCTCTGGCCGTGTCGGGCTGGGTGTTTAAAGAAGAGGTCGAGGACGACGCCGACGTCGGAGGAGTGAAGGTGGAGAAGTGTGAAGAGGATGAAAAGATGAGCACGGAGAGCTCAGGAACTGCTTTTACAG TCAAACAGGAGCCTCCTGACGTCCCTGTGATGAAGAAGGCGGAGCCCATGTTTAAGTCGCCGCCCCTTCCTGAACCAGACTTGCTGCCTGACCTGCTGCAGGCGTGGAGTCGCTGCAAAGAGGAGGAGTTTCTATTCATGCAGCTCCCCGATTCGCTGCCGGGACAACCGCCGACCAGCGATGCCCGGCCCACTAAAACCACCGTGCAGTCCGAGGACGGACAGAACATGCTGCAGAAGGCTGAAGGACAG CAGGAGGAGGCTGAGGAGGAGAACAGTTGTCATCTGAGGGAGCTGCAGGAGGGTGTGGTGGGCCGCATGTTGGTGAGGAAGTCAGGAAGAGTGCAGCTCGTGTTGGGGGACATCACACTGGACGTGTCTCTGGGGACGTCCTGCTCCTTCCttcag gaGTTGGTGTCGGTGAGCACAGAGGGCAGGAGAGGGGACATGACCGTACTCGGCCATGTTGAACACAAACTCGTCTGTTCACCTGACTTCGAGGCTCTCCTTCAAAACAGAgcttga
- the polr3d gene encoding DNA-directed RNA polymerase III subunit RPC4 isoform X1 — protein sequence MATPGSGDASSNPRPVAGGRGSMLNLRAPGRLPTMRSRDLTLGGVKKKTFTPNIIGRKSKEELKVNEGPRRERGNADRGRQRDGRGRGRGRPEVIQSHSIFEQGPAEMMAKRRAGAYEDTRDTPNSAPCPIINIKKEYRETEEETKEILRKLESDRFVDDPQLRNEARCCPVQLPLAVSGWVFKEEVEDDADVGGVKVEKCEEDEKMSTESSGTAFTVKQEPPDVPVMKKAEPMFKSPPLPEPDLLPDLLQAWSRCKEEEFLFMQLPDSLPGQPPTSDARPTKTTVQSEDGQNMLQKAEGQQEEAEEENSCHLRELQEGVVGRMLVRKSGRVQLVLGDITLDVSLGTSCSFLQELVSVSTEGRRGDMTVLGHVEHKLVCSPDFEALLQNRA from the exons ATGGCGACACCGGGCTCCGGTGATGCCTCTTCGAACCCGAGGCCCGTGGCTGGAGGTCGGGGCTCGATGCTGAACCTCAGGGCGCCCGGACGCCTGCCCACCATGCGCTCCAGAGACCTGACGCTGGGAGGTGTGAAGAAG AAAACCTTCACCCCCAACATCATCGGCCGAAAGAGTAAAGAAGA ACTGAAGGTCAACGAGGGACCcaggagggagagggggaatGCGGATCGTGGCCGACAGAGAGACGGGCGGGGCAGGGGGCGGGGCCGGCCAGAGGTCATCCAATCCCACTCCATCTTTGAGCAGGGACCTGCAGAGATGATGGCcaagaggagag CAGGTGCGTACGAGGACACACGGGACACGCCCAACAGCGCCCCCTGCCCCATCATCAACATTAAGAAGGAGTATAGAGAGACCGAAGAGGAGACCAAAGAGATCCTGCGCAAGCTGGAGAGCGaccgt TTTGTGGACGACCCGCAGCTGAGGAACGAAGCACGCTGCTGTCCCGTGCAGCTTCCTCTGGCCGTGTCGGGCTGGGTGTTTAAAGAAGAGGTCGAGGACGACGCCGACGTCGGAGGAGTGAAGGTGGAGAAGTGTGAAGAGGATGAAAAGATGAGCACGGAGAGCTCAGGAACTGCTTTTACAG TCAAACAGGAGCCTCCTGACGTCCCTGTGATGAAGAAGGCGGAGCCCATGTTTAAGTCGCCGCCCCTTCCTGAACCAGACTTGCTGCCTGACCTGCTGCAGGCGTGGAGTCGCTGCAAAGAGGAGGAGTTTCTATTCATGCAGCTCCCCGATTCGCTGCCGGGACAACCGCCGACCAGCGATGCCCGGCCCACTAAAACCACCGTGCAGTCCGAGGACGGACAGAACATGCTGCAGAAGGCTGAAGGACAG CAGGAGGAGGCTGAGGAGGAGAACAGTTGTCATCTGAGGGAGCTGCAGGAGGGTGTGGTGGGCCGCATGTTGGTGAGGAAGTCAGGAAGAGTGCAGCTCGTGTTGGGGGACATCACACTGGACGTGTCTCTGGGGACGTCCTGCTCCTTCCttcag gaGTTGGTGTCGGTGAGCACAGAGGGCAGGAGAGGGGACATGACCGTACTCGGCCATGTTGAACACAAACTCGTCTGTTCACCTGACTTCGAGGCTCTCCTTCAAAACAGAgcttga
- the polr3d gene encoding DNA-directed RNA polymerase III subunit RPC4 isoform X4 produces the protein MATPGSGDASSNPRPVAGGRGSMLNLRAPGRLPTMRSRDLTLGGVKKKTFTPNIIGRKSKEELKVNEGPRRERGNADRGRQRDGRGRGRGRPEVIQSHSIFEQGPAEMMAKRRGAYEDTRDTPNSAPCPIINIKKEYRETEEETKEILRKLESDRFVDDPQLRNEARCCPVQLPLAVSGWVFKEEVEDDADVGGVKVEKCEEDEKMSTESSGTAFTVKQEPPDVPVMKKAEPMFKSPPLPEPDLLPDLLQAWSRCKEEEFLFMQLPDSLPGQPPTSDARPTKTTVQSEDGQNMLQKAEGQEEAEEENSCHLRELQEGVVGRMLVRKSGRVQLVLGDITLDVSLGTSCSFLQELVSVSTEGRRGDMTVLGHVEHKLVCSPDFEALLQNRA, from the exons ATGGCGACACCGGGCTCCGGTGATGCCTCTTCGAACCCGAGGCCCGTGGCTGGAGGTCGGGGCTCGATGCTGAACCTCAGGGCGCCCGGACGCCTGCCCACCATGCGCTCCAGAGACCTGACGCTGGGAGGTGTGAAGAAG AAAACCTTCACCCCCAACATCATCGGCCGAAAGAGTAAAGAAGA ACTGAAGGTCAACGAGGGACCcaggagggagagggggaatGCGGATCGTGGCCGACAGAGAGACGGGCGGGGCAGGGGGCGGGGCCGGCCAGAGGTCATCCAATCCCACTCCATCTTTGAGCAGGGACCTGCAGAGATGATGGCcaagaggagag GTGCGTACGAGGACACACGGGACACGCCCAACAGCGCCCCCTGCCCCATCATCAACATTAAGAAGGAGTATAGAGAGACCGAAGAGGAGACCAAAGAGATCCTGCGCAAGCTGGAGAGCGaccgt TTTGTGGACGACCCGCAGCTGAGGAACGAAGCACGCTGCTGTCCCGTGCAGCTTCCTCTGGCCGTGTCGGGCTGGGTGTTTAAAGAAGAGGTCGAGGACGACGCCGACGTCGGAGGAGTGAAGGTGGAGAAGTGTGAAGAGGATGAAAAGATGAGCACGGAGAGCTCAGGAACTGCTTTTACAG TCAAACAGGAGCCTCCTGACGTCCCTGTGATGAAGAAGGCGGAGCCCATGTTTAAGTCGCCGCCCCTTCCTGAACCAGACTTGCTGCCTGACCTGCTGCAGGCGTGGAGTCGCTGCAAAGAGGAGGAGTTTCTATTCATGCAGCTCCCCGATTCGCTGCCGGGACAACCGCCGACCAGCGATGCCCGGCCCACTAAAACCACCGTGCAGTCCGAGGACGGACAGAACATGCTGCAGAAGGCTGAAGGACAG GAGGAGGCTGAGGAGGAGAACAGTTGTCATCTGAGGGAGCTGCAGGAGGGTGTGGTGGGCCGCATGTTGGTGAGGAAGTCAGGAAGAGTGCAGCTCGTGTTGGGGGACATCACACTGGACGTGTCTCTGGGGACGTCCTGCTCCTTCCttcag gaGTTGGTGTCGGTGAGCACAGAGGGCAGGAGAGGGGACATGACCGTACTCGGCCATGTTGAACACAAACTCGTCTGTTCACCTGACTTCGAGGCTCTCCTTCAAAACAGAgcttga
- the polr3d gene encoding DNA-directed RNA polymerase III subunit RPC4 isoform X3, whose product MATPGSGDASSNPRPVAGGRGSMLNLRAPGRLPTMRSRDLTLGGVKKKTFTPNIIGRKSKEELKVNEGPRRERGNADRGRQRDGRGRGRGRPEVIQSHSIFEQGPAEMMAKRRAGAYEDTRDTPNSAPCPIINIKKEYRETEEETKEILRKLESDRFVDDPQLRNEARCCPVQLPLAVSGWVFKEEVEDDADVGGVKVEKCEEDEKMSTESSGTAFTVKQEPPDVPVMKKAEPMFKSPPLPEPDLLPDLLQAWSRCKEEEFLFMQLPDSLPGQPPTSDARPTKTTVQSEDGQNMLQKAEGQEEAEEENSCHLRELQEGVVGRMLVRKSGRVQLVLGDITLDVSLGTSCSFLQELVSVSTEGRRGDMTVLGHVEHKLVCSPDFEALLQNRA is encoded by the exons ATGGCGACACCGGGCTCCGGTGATGCCTCTTCGAACCCGAGGCCCGTGGCTGGAGGTCGGGGCTCGATGCTGAACCTCAGGGCGCCCGGACGCCTGCCCACCATGCGCTCCAGAGACCTGACGCTGGGAGGTGTGAAGAAG AAAACCTTCACCCCCAACATCATCGGCCGAAAGAGTAAAGAAGA ACTGAAGGTCAACGAGGGACCcaggagggagagggggaatGCGGATCGTGGCCGACAGAGAGACGGGCGGGGCAGGGGGCGGGGCCGGCCAGAGGTCATCCAATCCCACTCCATCTTTGAGCAGGGACCTGCAGAGATGATGGCcaagaggagag CAGGTGCGTACGAGGACACACGGGACACGCCCAACAGCGCCCCCTGCCCCATCATCAACATTAAGAAGGAGTATAGAGAGACCGAAGAGGAGACCAAAGAGATCCTGCGCAAGCTGGAGAGCGaccgt TTTGTGGACGACCCGCAGCTGAGGAACGAAGCACGCTGCTGTCCCGTGCAGCTTCCTCTGGCCGTGTCGGGCTGGGTGTTTAAAGAAGAGGTCGAGGACGACGCCGACGTCGGAGGAGTGAAGGTGGAGAAGTGTGAAGAGGATGAAAAGATGAGCACGGAGAGCTCAGGAACTGCTTTTACAG TCAAACAGGAGCCTCCTGACGTCCCTGTGATGAAGAAGGCGGAGCCCATGTTTAAGTCGCCGCCCCTTCCTGAACCAGACTTGCTGCCTGACCTGCTGCAGGCGTGGAGTCGCTGCAAAGAGGAGGAGTTTCTATTCATGCAGCTCCCCGATTCGCTGCCGGGACAACCGCCGACCAGCGATGCCCGGCCCACTAAAACCACCGTGCAGTCCGAGGACGGACAGAACATGCTGCAGAAGGCTGAAGGACAG GAGGAGGCTGAGGAGGAGAACAGTTGTCATCTGAGGGAGCTGCAGGAGGGTGTGGTGGGCCGCATGTTGGTGAGGAAGTCAGGAAGAGTGCAGCTCGTGTTGGGGGACATCACACTGGACGTGTCTCTGGGGACGTCCTGCTCCTTCCttcag gaGTTGGTGTCGGTGAGCACAGAGGGCAGGAGAGGGGACATGACCGTACTCGGCCATGTTGAACACAAACTCGTCTGTTCACCTGACTTCGAGGCTCTCCTTCAAAACAGAgcttga